The following are encoded together in the Juglans microcarpa x Juglans regia isolate MS1-56 chromosome 2D, Jm3101_v1.0, whole genome shotgun sequence genome:
- the LOC121250852 gene encoding mitochondrial import receptor subunit TOM9-2-like: MASQPGRGGVSLPERRAPKSESNGSIISKLSGSPIVSRGRQAASDAVLVTRKLLKSTGKAAWIAGTTFLILVVPLIIEMDREQQMNELELQQASLLGTPPQPQK, encoded by the coding sequence atggCGTCGCAACCCGGAAGAGGCGGAGTTTCCCTGCCGGAGAGGCGGGCACCGAAAAGCGAATCCAACGGCAGCATAATCTCGAAGCTGAGCGGTTCCCCCATCGTGTCGCGGGGCAGGCAGGCAGCTAGCGACGCCGTACTCGTGACCAGGAAGCTCCTGAAGAGCACGGGCAAGGCCGCGTGGATCGCCGGTACGACATTTCTGATCCTGGTAGTGCCTCTCATAATCGAGATGGACCGTGAGCAACAGATGAATGAGCTCGAGCTCCAACAGGCCAGCCTCCTCGGCACCCCGCCCCAGCCCCAGAAGTGA
- the LOC121248072 gene encoding uncharacterized protein LOC121248072 isoform X2 produces the protein MALFSFTWLLLPFESTTFPQLYILAPSLCIGITSIEAEVAPDFIFPGKESSEVIRSKMNPLVKVKAQDDQFSPRNDTGLLLFLRTINTLSMQAEDYQSHSPSPVDRITKIHVPNIQTQSSPMSQGTMKNNVRHISNSKSNVRANSVLRPRAVLSSPGNLIYIVVWMCVCMYSNYTDQKHRLGFSNLRAEFRRSKEHLI, from the exons ATGGCACTTTTCAGTTTCACGTGGCTGTTACTTCCATTCGAGTCTACCACTTTTCCTCAACTATACATATTGGCTCCTTCGTTATGCATTGGTATTACATCTATAGAAGCAGAGGTGGCTCCAGATTTCATTTTCCCAGGAAAAGAAAGCTCAGAA GTTATAAGATCCAAAA TGAATCCACTTGTGAAGGTGAAGGCACAGGATGATCAGTTTTCACCCAGAAATGATACTGGATTATTGCTATTTTTGAGGACTATTAACACTCTATCCATGCAAG CTGAGGACTATCAGAGCCATTCCCCTTCACCTGTTGACAGAATCACAAAGATTCATGTCccaaacatccaaacacaatcgAGTCCTATGTCCCAag GGACAATGAAGAACAATGTCAGACATATTAGTAATAGCAAATCAAATGTTAGAGCTAATTCAGTTCTGCGTCCAAGAGCGGTCCTATCTAGTCCAGGTAATTTGATCTATATTGTTGTGTGGatgtgtgtatgcatgtattCTAATTATACTGACCAAAAACACCGACTtggtttttcaaatttgagGG CGGAGTTTAGAAGGTCCAAGGAGCATTTGATTTAA
- the LOC121248072 gene encoding uncharacterized protein LOC121248072 isoform X1 yields the protein MALFSFTWLLLPFESTTFPQLYILAPSLCIGITSIEAEVAPDFIFPGKESSEVIRSKMNPLVKVKAQDDQFSPRNDTGLLLFLRTINTLSMQAEDYQSHSPSPVDRITKIHVPNIQTQSSPMSQGTMKNNVRHISNSKSNVRANSVLRPRAVLSSPDNDGMIGSINKLMEDRSLDHSKKEKMPLLAQIKTVHNQVKAAVSLNTRKGSKGVSDRESGIKQRKSGPEPVTQKQKPRLGEGKSSLNAV from the exons ATGGCACTTTTCAGTTTCACGTGGCTGTTACTTCCATTCGAGTCTACCACTTTTCCTCAACTATACATATTGGCTCCTTCGTTATGCATTGGTATTACATCTATAGAAGCAGAGGTGGCTCCAGATTTCATTTTCCCAGGAAAAGAAAGCTCAGAA GTTATAAGATCCAAAA TGAATCCACTTGTGAAGGTGAAGGCACAGGATGATCAGTTTTCACCCAGAAATGATACTGGATTATTGCTATTTTTGAGGACTATTAACACTCTATCCATGCAAG CTGAGGACTATCAGAGCCATTCCCCTTCACCTGTTGACAGAATCACAAAGATTCATGTCccaaacatccaaacacaatcgAGTCCTATGTCCCAag GGACAATGAAGAACAATGTCAGACATATTAGTAATAGCAAATCAAATGTTAGAGCTAATTCAGTTCTGCGTCCAAGAGCGGTCCTATCTAGTCCAG ATAATGATGGGATGATTGGAAGCATAAACAAACTAATGGAAGATAGATCTTTGGATCATAGTAAGAAAGAGAAGATGCCATTGCTAGCCCAAATCAAGACTGTGCATAATCAGGTTAAGGCAGCAGTGTCTCTGAACACAAGAAAAGGCTCCAAAGGGGTTTCAGATAGAGAGAGTGGTATAAAGCAAAGGAAATCAGGTCCTGAACCTGTAACACAAAAACAGAAGCCACGTCTCGGAGAAGGAAAATCGAGCCTCAATGCAGTATAA